The region TGTTCTGTTTTTTATTATGTCATTGATTACTCTTATTTGAAGTGCTTTCTTAGCTGGAAGAATCTCACTCAAGATGTGACCATTATTATTAAAAACATgcaccttagagcatccacaaccgtactcttgccagcggcacgattgtgggcccggccccactttttctgtctgctctctggcaagagcacaacacccacagctgtgctcttacgcaaggacgagcacaattaatttaaaattcaattaaacaataacatttcaataatactaaaattcattaaaaaacctaaataatattacaaatgacaaataaaataaaaacgacataattaaaatcctaaaaaattaaaaattacataattaaaatactaaaaattaaaaaaaaccactacgcgttgccgaatttcacccacatgtgtttgattgggtcttcttgtagttgattgtggattcgggtatcacgcattgtgtgtcttgtctcgattcTTTGGCCGACCGTCGTATGCTctcctcggcgtgggggagacctcactgttgagcttccggcttcgtcctcgtcgtagaagctagccgccctcggcccttcgtcgactataatcatgttgtgtaagataatacacgtgaacatgatgtcggcgatattattcatgTACCATAGCCGAGCCGAGgacttcacaatgttgaatcgggcttgaaggaccccgaaagctctttcgacatctttccgtgcggactcttgacgctgcgtaaaaagaacccgtctcgggtcgtgcgggttgttgaacgtcttcacgaaagtcaaccaccttgggtagataccatcggcgagatagtaacccatgtggtagctatttccgttgatggtgaagtcgatcgccggtgctacaccattcatcacttcagtgaagagtggtgaagaatatagtacattcaagtcgttgttggatccagcaacgccgaaatatgcatgccaaatccataggcggtagtcggcgaccgcctcaaggataagcgttgggccgccgcctttgtgaccgctcaagtgttgccccctctaagcagtcgggcaattcttccacctccaatgcatgcagtcaatgctgccaagcattccgggaaagccatggactgattcgtgaagatgaaacaaccgttggcaatcatcggtggtgggtgcccgaaggaattcatccccgaaagttGAACGAAtaccctcgcaaaaattctttagacaaaggatttcagtggactcaccgatatgcaaatactcgtcgaagatgtcggccgtttgcccagtagcgagttgtcggatggctcacgtacacttctgcaacggcgtgatactttgccggccggctgcatctggacctgtttggaagaattcaacacgtgcggacaatgtgttgacaatacgcatgaacaagcgctttgacatgcgaaaacggcacctgaagtaatctgccggaaaccgcggctggtcggcaaagtagtcggcaacgagcctttcgtgggctccctcccggtcacgatgaatgtagcgtcgatttgatctggttcgttgaggaggaggagcgggggtattcgccgcgacatatgcttcgtaagcggcacgatgttgttcgtagtattcttgttcttcgcgttccgcttccgccataatatgggtgaaatccatttgaggttttgaatgagggatgaatgtgttgatagtttgtatgagaattaagaatgagagatgaatgggagatgaattgatgtgataaatggatgatgaatgtgtgtatttatagatgattttgggggaaaaaaataaaaaaaaatcaaaaaaattcagaaaaaacgggaaaaaacggccatatttttgggatttggaaaattttttttaatcattttatataatttaaaaacgattttaaaaataaaaaaataataataattcaaaggcaacggctatgccgtttcCCAATCATAAGCCgtcacgtcgcctgctcgctggcacggacggcggccttcactcccaccaccgttgtggatgctcttaaagacTTCTATCTAGGGATTGAGGCTTCTTTTTTCCCATAATATGTTTTGGGTGGGGTGGGGTATGGTGTGATGAgggtaattaattaaatactagtagCATCAACTTTTCGTTAAACCttgataaataaaaaacgtGTTCCCACAAATTCTATTATTTGGAGATAATAGAATTTTATTTTCGAATGAATATCTCATTTTAAAGTTTTACAAAAAAATGGTtccaatttttttcattttactttGATCATTTATGCTAAAAATACTTTACACTCTTAATTTTTAATGCTATAATTAGAGGTGTCTATAATAAAATTGCACACTTACTTTATGTATCGTGAGCTTTAACACAACAATGATAATATGCCATAAGAAATGGGGAACAATCCCCAAAAGCAATACCTCCCGTTGCCAATATCATCGCCCTGCAGCTTTAAGCTTTACGGTGGAAAATCATAAACATATAGCTACTCTTAATTTATGCAGATAATAAATAATTCGAATGTAATTAAAAGCAAAAGTTCATGATAAAAATTTGGTGTGCTTTATCATCTCCTCTTTTCGAATCATTTAATCCTTTAATTAAGACGATTTAATGTACACAAAACTTCATGAAACCTGTCATTAAACGAGATCACATTCATACAGAAGCTAATTCTCAAGCATTTAGTTAGACGAGAATAATATCACACAATGCTATACCATAGAcataaaatgtgcagaaatctAGTTGCACAATAAGCAACAACTTTAATTTTGGTAAGATAAGGAAAAGTAGTAGAAGTTCACTTTAGGCAATGGAAGTTACCGAGTTAGCTTCAATTACTACTTAAaagtgaaattaaataaatagaaatacaTATGTATGTTAGTTCTGAACAACTCCCAAACAGCTAAGCAACCATGACACAAgagaaaggaaaaagatagacaaaaaacaagaaataaTATGGatttaaaaaagagaaaaagaagtgATGAAAGCAGCCTATTAATTTCCTGATATTTTTCTTCACCAAGCTGAACCTCCACCTAACATTCCATTCCAGAATCCATTTGAATTCTCGTGCCCCTTATCTTGATTCTGATCCTGATCGCTGGAGTTTCGTCTGGTCGCGCCCAACGTGAACATTAGGCTCCCGTTAACGCTCTCTTGAGGCATGTTACCAATACCGAATGAGAGGGGCTGCGGCTTGCATTCCTGGAAGGGGAAACCGGATGCGAAGATGGCGTTGTTTTGATCGTCTGTGGCCATGGGGAAGAGGGAGTTCAAGCCTCTAGCTGCAATGACGCCATTGGTGAAGAAGTTTAGGGCTGAGAGAGGAGGAGTAGTTGTGGAAGAGGAagtgttggtgttggtgttggtggCCATGTCTCTACTGCCTTCAATCTTGGGGAGGTCTAGAAAGTGGCTGTAATCAGCTTGGAACCCTAGATTGAGATCATCATGGATTTTAGGGTTTTGAGATGAGAATGGGGAAATGCTTGGAGGGTTCAGATCAGGGAGCTTGtgtgaagaggaggaggaggatgatgatgaagaggatCTCTTGTTCTTTCTCGAGCCACCGCCCACCGGAACGTTCCTTAGGGTTCCGCCCTCGGTCCAATAGCGGCGGCATGTCTTGCAGAAGTATCTTGGCTGGGTGAGGCTGTAGTTGTTGTAGTAGCAGAATTTGGTGTTGGTGGAGTGGCATCTTGGGCAGTTTATGGCTTGGTCTTTCTGTGGCCTCACTTTTCTCTCCGTTGCTGGCTTGCTGCATGCATTTGGAGCTGCTTCTGCCATGGATCTTGCAACTCCATATTCCTTAGATTCAAAAAAAAGGTCAGAGATTTGGTGAAAAGGGGGTTTTGCAGATGTGTTTGGGATTGCTGAAAAATGCTACAAAAATAAGACAATAGCTAGTAGTCCTAGGTACAACACTAGGATGCAGAGGGAAATGAAAGCTTTTTTCCTGAtccttcaaaaaaaattcaattactCAATTACTACACGTGCACCATATTTTGGATGAATTCAAGAAAGATCTTGGAAACCTAATCTTAGGAAAAAGAGGTAAGCTCACAAAATTAAACCAAGAAAAATCAACATGAACCCTAGCTAGCTTGTTCTAATTAAGCTGAGaaaaagagtaaaataaagaaaagaaatgaagaaaaaagtaaaaactCTTCGCACCTGAGTCCACTGAGCACTATCCATGGATGTTTCTGAAGATGGAAAGAAAAGGGGTTATTGTTATTACCAAAAGGCAAAGTGATAGAGAAAATTCACCTAGTTTGTCTGCAGCTGTCTTTGATGCAAGGAAAGaatgtttttgagttgtttgtATGCtggctttcttttttttttttttgagttggCTAACTTTATGGATGATGGGAGGAAAAAGGGGAAATGCTGTGGATTGTTTGTTTTGACTGCACTCATATCACTtggataataatataaattttgaacttttttgTACTAATCTTTTTTTAATTCTCTGGTCAGTGCTTTGTGAATGTATATCTTCTCTGGTGGGTTTCTGCTTTTTTGACTCTTGAGATATGTTTTCTTCATATTTGATCCCCACTTtgttaaaatatgaatttgaaattgattaagtagtac is a window of Salvia splendens isolate huo1 chromosome 3, SspV2, whole genome shotgun sequence DNA encoding:
- the LOC121793520 gene encoding dof zinc finger protein DOF2.5-like — encoded protein: MDSAQWTQEYGVARSMAEAAPNACSKPATERKVRPQKDQAINCPRCHSTNTKFCYYNNYSLTQPRYFCKTCRRYWTEGGTLRNVPVGGGSRKNKRSSSSSSSSSSSHKLPDLNPPSISPFSSQNPKIHDDLNLGFQADYSHFLDLPKIEGSRDMATNTNTNTSSSTTTPPLSALNFFTNGVIAARGLNSLFPMATDDQNNAIFASGFPFQECKPQPLSFGIGNMPQESVNGSLMFTLGATRRNSSDQDQNQDKGHENSNGFWNGMLGGGSAW